Proteins encoded by one window of Shewanella avicenniae:
- a CDS encoding serine hydrolase has protein sequence MMNFVKRPLTTLAVIAGVFVTSVQADPIPVPNVQPQAPMVMPDAPDVAAKAYVLMDYNSGRVIAESNAYQQLNPASLTKMMTSYVIGQEIKRGNLSPDDEVTVTKNAWSKNFSDSSKMFIEVGKKIKVSDLNRGIIIQSGNDACVAMAEHIAGTEDAFVDLMNSWAKQLGMKDSHFENAHGLDAEGHMSTAYDMALLGAALIRDVPNEYKVYKEKSFTYNGITQYNRNGLLWDNSLEVDGIKTGHTSGAGYNLVASATKDGMRLISVVMGTASEAARKAESKKLLNYGFRFFETVTPYKAGDVFVSQKIWYGDTDTINLGVVTDTPVTITRGQAKNLKANFELNEDLVAPIAKGKTVGRVYFQLDGKDIAQFPLVTLNEVNEGSWFSKLMDYFKQLFSKWF, from the coding sequence ATGATGAATTTTGTAAAACGTCCCCTGACCACGCTGGCCGTTATCGCCGGTGTTTTTGTCACCAGCGTCCAAGCTGATCCTATTCCTGTTCCTAATGTGCAACCTCAGGCTCCGATGGTAATGCCTGATGCACCTGATGTTGCAGCCAAAGCCTATGTGCTGATGGATTACAACTCAGGCCGTGTTATTGCAGAAAGCAACGCCTATCAACAGTTAAACCCAGCCAGTTTGACCAAAATGATGACCAGTTATGTCATCGGTCAAGAGATCAAACGTGGCAATCTGTCGCCCGATGATGAAGTGACCGTGACCAAAAATGCTTGGTCAAAAAACTTCTCTGACTCTTCCAAGATGTTTATTGAAGTCGGCAAGAAGATCAAAGTATCGGATCTGAACCGCGGCATCATTATTCAATCAGGTAACGATGCTTGTGTGGCCATGGCCGAACACATTGCCGGTACTGAAGACGCTTTCGTTGATTTGATGAACTCTTGGGCCAAACAACTGGGCATGAAAGACTCGCACTTTGAGAACGCCCACGGCTTAGATGCCGAAGGCCATATGAGTACTGCTTATGATATGGCGCTGCTCGGCGCGGCATTGATCCGCGACGTCCCGAACGAATATAAGGTCTACAAAGAGAAGTCGTTCACTTACAACGGCATTACTCAATACAACCGTAATGGCCTGCTGTGGGATAACAGCTTAGAAGTTGACGGCATTAAAACTGGGCACACATCAGGTGCTGGCTACAACTTAGTTGCCTCCGCCACTAAAGATGGTATGCGTTTGATTTCAGTAGTAATGGGGACAGCCAGCGAAGCTGCGCGTAAAGCCGAAAGCAAAAAACTGCTGAACTATGGTTTCCGCTTCTTTGAAACTGTTACCCCTTATAAAGCGGGTGACGTGTTTGTCAGCCAAAAAATTTGGTACGGCGATACTGACACGATCAATCTGGGAGTGGTAACCGATACCCCGGTCACTATCACCCGTGGCCAAGCGAAAAACCTAAAAGCGAACTTTGAGCTGAATGAAGATTTGGTCGCACCGATTGCTAAAGGCAAAACGGTTGGCCGAGTTTACTTCCAGCTGGATGGCAAAGATATCGCCCAATTCCCGCTGGTGACTCTGAACGAAGTCAACGAAGGCAGCTGGTTCAGCAAGCTGATGGATTACTTCAAGCAGCTGTTTAGCAAGTGGTTCTAA
- the rodA gene encoding rod shape-determining protein RodA: MQNTKPNFWQKLHIDLPLLLGLLALMGYGLFIIYSASGESLAMMDRQLLRMGLSLGLMLFLAQINPEMYRRWALPIYLAGVALLLAVTFFGEINKGAQRWLNLGFMEFQPSELMKLAFPITMAWYISKFPLPPKKRYLAGAAVILLVPTLLIAKQPDLGTSILVAASGVFVLFLSGMSWMIVGGIIISVLAFLPVLWFFLMHDYQRNRVLTLLNPEADPLGTGYHIIQSKIAIGSGGLWGKGWLDGTQSQLEFLPERHTDFIFAVIGEEFGLIGSLFLLALYIYVIGRGLVIASRAQTSFARLLAGSITLTFFVYVFVNIGMVSGILPVVGVPLPLISYGGTSMLTLMAGFGILMSIHTHRRFIDR, translated from the coding sequence ATGCAGAACACTAAACCCAACTTCTGGCAAAAGCTGCATATTGATCTTCCACTGTTATTGGGGCTGTTAGCGCTGATGGGCTACGGGCTGTTCATCATCTATTCGGCCAGTGGCGAAAGCTTGGCAATGATGGATCGGCAACTGCTGCGGATGGGCTTATCACTCGGCTTAATGCTGTTTTTGGCACAAATTAACCCTGAGATGTATCGTCGTTGGGCATTGCCCATCTATCTTGCTGGGGTCGCCTTGCTGCTTGCGGTGACCTTTTTTGGCGAGATCAATAAAGGGGCCCAGCGCTGGCTTAATCTGGGCTTTATGGAGTTTCAGCCGTCAGAACTGATGAAACTCGCGTTCCCAATCACTATGGCTTGGTACATCAGTAAATTCCCACTGCCACCAAAGAAGCGTTACCTTGCAGGCGCTGCGGTGATTTTGTTAGTCCCCACCTTACTTATCGCGAAGCAGCCGGATTTGGGTACCTCAATTCTAGTGGCAGCATCTGGGGTATTTGTGCTGTTTTTATCGGGCATGAGCTGGATGATTGTGGGCGGCATAATTATCTCAGTGCTGGCCTTTTTGCCAGTGCTGTGGTTCTTTTTAATGCACGATTATCAACGTAATCGGGTGCTGACCTTGCTCAACCCCGAAGCAGATCCACTCGGTACCGGCTACCACATCATCCAATCCAAAATCGCCATTGGTTCCGGTGGGTTATGGGGCAAAGGCTGGTTGGATGGCACACAGTCTCAGTTAGAGTTTTTACCAGAGCGCCACACAGACTTTATCTTTGCGGTGATTGGTGAGGAGTTTGGTCTCATTGGCAGCTTGTTCTTGTTGGCTTTGTATATCTATGTCATTGGCCGCGGCTTAGTGATTGCATCACGGGCACAAACCAGTTTTGCACGCTTGCTGGCGGGTTCCATTACCCTCACCTTCTTTGTATACGTGTTTGTAAACATCGGCATGGTGTCGGGGATCTTGCCGGTGGTGGGTGTGCCGCTACCGTTAATCAGTTACGGCGGCACATCGATGCTGACATTGATGGCCGGATTTGGCATTCTAATGAGCATTCATACCCACAGACGCTTTATCGACAGATAA
- the mrdA gene encoding penicillin-binding protein 2, giving the protein MHRKKRITMHDHAAEASLFKRRALFTFVCVLLLIGVLIGNLYHLQITAFKDYTTRSNDNRIRVTPIAPSRGLIYDRNGKLLAENQPFYSLEVVPEKVKDIPAMLDELTKVIPISDDERQDFMETLKFHRRFKPLTIKSRLTEEQVAEFSVNQYKFEGVSVEAGLDRFYPQGTLLTHVLGYVARINNSDRSKLEQTGKWSDYAATNNIGKQGIEKFYESLLHGMPGHMEEEVNNLGRHIRTLKVEPPEPGQDLYLTLDLELQKKAMELLGGRRGSIVAIDPRDGGILAMASSPSYDGNHFVHGISGKEYSHLLNSPDRPLINRATQGQYAPASTIKPLMALMGLDDKVVTEKTRVWDPGYWQIPGVDRKYRDWKRWGHGWVDVYGAIVHSCDIYFYEMAYKTGIDHISNFMGKFGFGQNTGVDIFEESAGNMPSRDWKRLKYNQSWYIGDTISIGIGQGYWTSTPLQLASAFTILANKGKHYTPHLLKSIKDVTSKIDNPADQQPPIVLNDQRNWDVIAEAMRQTAHSSRFKDAPYTAAMKTGTAQVFSVAEDEKYDADTIDEKLRDNALIVAYAPFENPKIVLAVVLENAGWGGANAGPVAREMLDDFMLRDKWELHNAEH; this is encoded by the coding sequence GTGCATAGAAAAAAGCGCATCACCATGCACGACCATGCGGCGGAAGCATCGCTATTTAAACGCCGCGCGCTGTTTACCTTTGTTTGTGTGTTACTGCTAATTGGCGTGTTGATTGGTAACCTTTACCATCTGCAGATCACCGCATTTAAAGACTACACCACCCGCTCGAATGACAACCGCATTCGAGTGACCCCTATTGCTCCTAGTCGCGGGTTGATTTACGACCGTAACGGCAAGCTGTTAGCCGAAAACCAGCCGTTTTACTCGTTAGAAGTGGTGCCAGAAAAGGTCAAAGACATCCCCGCCATGCTGGATGAGCTAACTAAAGTCATTCCGATTAGCGATGATGAGCGGCAAGACTTTATGGAAACGCTCAAATTTCATCGTCGCTTTAAGCCGTTAACCATCAAAAGCCGCCTGACCGAAGAGCAAGTGGCTGAATTCAGTGTTAACCAATATAAATTTGAAGGTGTATCGGTAGAAGCTGGGCTTGATAGATTCTATCCGCAAGGCACCCTGCTGACCCATGTGCTTGGCTACGTTGCGCGCATTAATAACAGTGACCGCAGCAAGTTAGAGCAAACGGGCAAATGGTCGGATTACGCTGCTACCAATAATATCGGCAAGCAAGGGATTGAGAAATTTTATGAATCCTTGCTGCACGGGATGCCCGGCCATATGGAAGAGGAAGTAAACAACCTCGGCCGTCATATCCGTACCCTTAAAGTCGAGCCGCCAGAACCAGGGCAAGATCTGTATCTCACACTGGATTTAGAGCTGCAGAAAAAGGCCATGGAATTACTTGGCGGTCGTCGCGGCTCCATAGTGGCGATTGACCCGCGTGATGGCGGCATTCTCGCCATGGCATCCAGCCCGAGTTATGACGGCAACCACTTTGTCCATGGGATTAGCGGCAAGGAGTATAGTCATCTGCTGAACTCGCCGGATAGACCATTAATTAACCGCGCCACCCAAGGCCAGTACGCACCAGCATCCACCATTAAACCGTTAATGGCATTGATGGGATTGGATGACAAAGTGGTCACTGAGAAAACCCGTGTGTGGGACCCGGGCTATTGGCAGATCCCCGGAGTTGACCGCAAATACCGCGACTGGAAGCGTTGGGGGCATGGCTGGGTGGATGTCTATGGTGCGATTGTGCACTCGTGCGATATCTACTTCTACGAGATGGCCTACAAGACCGGCATTGATCACATCAGTAACTTTATGGGCAAATTTGGTTTTGGCCAAAATACCGGTGTGGACATTTTCGAAGAATCCGCCGGCAATATGCCATCTCGCGATTGGAAGCGGCTCAAATATAACCAATCTTGGTATATCGGTGACACCATCTCCATCGGCATTGGCCAAGGCTACTGGACTTCAACGCCATTGCAGCTGGCCAGCGCATTTACCATCTTAGCCAACAAAGGCAAACACTATACACCGCATCTGCTGAAGTCGATTAAAGACGTGACCTCAAAAATCGATAATCCTGCTGATCAGCAGCCGCCCATTGTGCTGAACGACCAGCGTAACTGGGACGTCATTGCCGAGGCGATGCGGCAAACGGCCCATAGCTCGCGCTTTAAAGACGCCCCCTACACAGCAGCGATGAAAACGGGTACCGCGCAGGTGTTTAGCGTTGCTGAAGATGAAAAATATGATGCTGATACCATTGATGAAAAACTGCGCGACAACGCCTTGATTGTGGCCTACGCACCGTTTGAAAACCCCAAGATTGTATTGGCCGTAGTACTCGAAAACGCCGGCTGGGGTGGTGCTAACGCAGGCCCGGTTGCCCGAGAAATGCTCGACGATTTTATGCTGCGTGATAAGTGGGAGTTGCACAATGCAGAACACTAA
- a CDS encoding septal ring lytic transglycosylase RlpA family protein: protein MQRTNLFIISLCGLLLTACSSVPTKEAPKNRNDGRYSMKQDKAPDNPPDLSQLEDAVPIYEPYSRQGNKDYEVLGKNYQVLQSGKGVIEEGVASYYAAKFHGHLTSNGEVFDMYAMSGAHKTLPLPSYVRVTNLNNNKSAIIRINDRGPFHSTRILDMSYAAAYKLGITQTGTAPIRLEVIMVDAPEKRALEQLNQTPQFYIQVFASSSQQRAKELATTLEQKFSLKSRINQSDNVYRLQLGPISNQDIASKMLDHVRDNGYPKGFLIRD, encoded by the coding sequence ATGCAGCGCACTAATCTTTTCATCATCAGCTTATGCGGCTTATTGTTGACGGCATGCTCAAGCGTGCCGACTAAAGAAGCGCCCAAAAATCGCAACGATGGCCGCTACAGCATGAAGCAGGACAAAGCGCCGGACAACCCGCCTGACCTGTCGCAGCTTGAAGATGCCGTGCCGATTTACGAGCCCTACAGCCGACAAGGCAATAAAGATTACGAAGTGCTGGGTAAAAATTATCAAGTACTGCAAAGCGGTAAAGGCGTTATAGAAGAAGGTGTCGCGTCCTATTATGCCGCTAAATTCCATGGTCACCTCACCTCTAATGGTGAGGTATTTGATATGTATGCCATGTCAGGCGCCCATAAAACGCTGCCATTGCCGAGCTATGTCAGAGTGACCAACCTGAACAACAATAAAAGTGCCATCATCCGTATTAATGACCGCGGTCCGTTTCACTCAACTCGCATTTTAGATATGTCGTATGCAGCGGCATATAAACTCGGGATCACCCAAACCGGCACCGCGCCGATACGGCTTGAAGTGATTATGGTGGATGCCCCAGAGAAGCGCGCACTTGAGCAGCTTAATCAAACGCCGCAATTTTATATTCAGGTGTTTGCTTCCTCTTCGCAGCAACGTGCAAAAGAGCTCGCCACGACGCTAGAACAAAAGTTCTCATTGAAGAGCCGAATTAACCAGAGCGACAATGTCTATCGCTTGCAGTTAGGGCCCATCAGTAATCAAGATATTGCCAGCAAGATGCTGGATCATGTGCGCGACAACGGTTACCCCAAAGGGTTCCTGATTCGGGATTAA
- the nadD gene encoding nicotinate-nucleotide adenylyltransferase yields the protein MRIGIFGGTFDPVHYGHLRPAEAVRQQLQLDELWLMPNRIPPHKAAASASVEQRLAMLALAQQEFPAFSICDIELKREVPSYSVVTLEELRDARPEDTFYFIMGTDSLVTLSTWHQWQRLFDLCHLVICGRDGWQLTAENPVWPAWQQRQSNATQHLSHAPTSAGEIIQLDIELQPYASTLLRQALANSDIAACQQAVPAAVLAFILQQQLYQS from the coding sequence ATGCGGATTGGGATTTTCGGCGGCACATTTGACCCTGTGCACTATGGCCATTTACGTCCAGCAGAGGCGGTAAGACAACAACTGCAACTGGATGAGTTATGGTTGATGCCAAACCGTATTCCGCCGCACAAAGCGGCTGCCAGCGCCTCGGTAGAGCAACGTCTCGCAATGTTGGCGTTAGCCCAGCAAGAATTTCCTGCATTTTCTATCTGCGATATCGAACTCAAGCGCGAAGTGCCGTCATACAGTGTCGTCACCCTTGAAGAGCTGCGTGACGCGAGACCAGAAGATACATTTTATTTCATCATGGGCACTGATTCCTTGGTGACCTTATCGACGTGGCATCAATGGCAACGGCTGTTTGATTTGTGCCATCTGGTGATCTGTGGCCGCGACGGTTGGCAACTTACCGCAGAGAATCCGGTGTGGCCAGCATGGCAACAACGTCAAAGCAATGCGACACAACATCTCAGCCACGCGCCAACATCCGCCGGAGAGATCATTCAGCTGGATATTGAGCTGCAACCCTATGCTTCAACCCTATTGCGCCAAGCACTAGCAAACAGCGACATAGCCGCCTGCCAACAAGCTGTACCCGCCGCTGTGCTTGCATTCATTTTGCAACAGCAGTTATATCAAAGCTGA
- a CDS encoding LPS-assembly lipoprotein LptE: protein MLKTIKRLKPLTTCLLALVILTSAGCGFHLQGSYSIPNELRVLSLQTQDQYSELSRLVRDRLRLHNISIQPQSKELPRLTLIKDSLERSTLSLYSTGNVAEYELIYHVDFSVALPNKEAQKFSAEIRRDYQDDPRTALAKSREMNLLVKEMRVQAADYIIQTLASTEVN, encoded by the coding sequence ATGCTGAAAACTATCAAGCGTTTGAAGCCTCTGACAACTTGCTTACTGGCACTGGTCATACTGACCAGTGCTGGCTGCGGTTTTCACTTGCAAGGCAGCTATTCGATTCCAAACGAGTTGCGGGTGTTGAGCCTGCAGACACAAGATCAGTACAGTGAACTGAGCCGCTTAGTGCGCGATAGACTGAGGTTGCATAACATCAGCATTCAACCACAAAGCAAAGAGTTACCACGACTGACCTTAATCAAAGACTCGCTGGAGCGTTCAACGCTATCGCTCTATTCCACCGGTAACGTGGCTGAATATGAGCTGATTTATCATGTAGATTTCAGTGTGGCATTACCGAACAAAGAGGCACAAAAATTCAGTGCCGAAATTCGTCGTGACTACCAAGACGACCCGCGTACCGCATTGGCAAAGAGTCGTGAGATGAACTTGCTGGTGAAGGAGATGCGGGTTCAAGCGGCCGATTACATTATTCAGACCTTGGCATCTACCGAGGTCAACTGA
- a CDS encoding DEAD/DEAH box helicase: protein MKFESYSFAPDILRAISECGYESMTPIQQQAIPAVRRGQDVLASAQTGTGKTAAFVLPLLQRMIDAPKARVSGQPRALILAPTRELVAQVAANAKEYARYLDIEVINLIGGVKTSSQANKLRRGADIVVATPGRLMEHINQGNISLAQLDFLVLDEADRMLDMGFIKDINEIRHLANDNRQNLMFSATFSGGVRQLAQQILKKPKVITADAHNTTAVTVSQVVYPVEQRRKSELLSELIGRKNWHQVLVFSATREDADHLAKELSADGIPTVAVHSEKTHGSRRRALADFMSGKIRVLVSTEVAARGLDIKDLDYVINYDMPFLAEDYVHRIGRTGRAGKNGTAISFVSREEERILSDIETLIGQRLKRIVMPGYEMNQRESLLKQLQRRRKFGKSRPGESEAQDQVVAEKRMSDRRVKVKVGSSGKKLKKLK from the coding sequence ATGAAATTTGAATCCTATAGTTTTGCCCCGGATATCCTCCGCGCTATCAGTGAATGTGGCTACGAGAGCATGACGCCGATTCAGCAACAGGCGATTCCTGCGGTTCGTCGTGGCCAAGATGTTTTAGCGAGTGCACAAACCGGTACTGGCAAGACCGCCGCCTTTGTACTGCCGCTGCTACAACGCATGATTGATGCGCCTAAAGCGCGTGTAAGTGGTCAGCCAAGAGCGTTAATCCTCGCGCCGACACGCGAACTCGTCGCGCAAGTTGCTGCCAATGCCAAAGAATACGCTCGCTATTTGGATATCGAAGTCATTAACTTGATTGGTGGCGTTAAAACCAGCAGCCAAGCAAACAAACTTCGTCGTGGTGCCGATATCGTGGTAGCCACCCCAGGCCGTCTGATGGAACACATCAACCAAGGCAACATCAGTTTAGCGCAGCTGGATTTTCTGGTGCTCGATGAAGCCGACCGTATGCTGGACATGGGCTTTATCAAAGACATCAATGAAATCCGTCATTTGGCGAATGATAACAGGCAAAACCTGATGTTCTCCGCGACCTTCAGCGGTGGTGTACGCCAGTTAGCCCAACAAATTTTGAAAAAGCCAAAAGTCATTACTGCGGATGCTCACAACACCACCGCAGTTACCGTTAGCCAAGTGGTTTACCCCGTTGAGCAACGCCGCAAAAGCGAATTGTTGTCTGAGTTAATTGGCCGTAAGAACTGGCACCAAGTGCTGGTGTTCTCGGCCACGCGTGAAGATGCGGACCATTTAGCAAAAGAATTATCTGCCGATGGGATTCCAACGGTGGCCGTACACAGTGAAAAGACTCACGGTAGCCGTCGTCGCGCGCTGGCAGACTTTATGTCCGGCAAAATCCGCGTGCTGGTATCTACCGAAGTTGCGGCTCGTGGTTTGGACATTAAAGATCTCGATTACGTAATTAACTACGACATGCCATTCCTCGCCGAAGACTATGTACACCGTATTGGCCGTACTGGCCGTGCCGGTAAAAATGGCACCGCAATCTCGTTTGTCAGCCGCGAAGAAGAACGCATCCTGAGCGATATTGAAACGCTGATCGGTCAGCGCCTAAAACGCATTGTGATGCCAGGCTATGAAATGAACCAACGCGAGTCACTGCTAAAGCAACTGCAGCGTCGCCGCAAATTTGGTAAGAGCCGTCCGGGTGAAAGTGAAGCGCAAGATCAAGTGGTTGCGGAAAAACGGATGAGCGACCGTCGCGTAAAAGTGAAAGTTGGATCTTCAGGTAAGAAGCTGAAAAAACTCAAATAA
- the holA gene encoding DNA polymerase III subunit delta, translated as MRVYPDQLHRQLNTLKPCYLLFGDDPWLLNNAKGQLIAAAKAQGFEERIQLEQDNSFNWQDLANEWNAMSLFASRRIIELHLPQAKPGTDGSAMLQQLLNSQNSDVMLILSGPKLAREQQSSKWFKALDKDGIFVPCTTPEAAQFQRWLEGRIQFYRLNLQNDARAMLANLYEGNLLAADQALQLLQLLAASRPVSADELAQYFEDQSRFNVFQLVDALLENRQDKAQHMLVQLKAEDTAMPIIHWALQKELTILWQLQSAAQARQPLAPIYSKLRIWDSRQPLYQSALSRLSLDQLEWMLSCCSTLELKLKRQGIEDWTGVSHLCLLFDAKAHAQLSGFGLD; from the coding sequence ATGCGGGTCTATCCGGATCAACTCCATCGGCAACTTAACACGCTCAAACCTTGCTATCTGCTCTTTGGCGACGACCCATGGTTGTTAAATAATGCCAAAGGGCAGCTTATCGCTGCCGCCAAAGCCCAAGGCTTTGAAGAACGCATTCAACTGGAACAAGACAACAGCTTCAACTGGCAAGATCTCGCTAACGAGTGGAATGCCATGAGTCTGTTTGCCAGTCGCCGCATCATCGAATTACATCTGCCACAAGCCAAACCCGGCACGGATGGCAGCGCGATGCTGCAACAACTGCTCAATAGCCAGAATTCTGATGTGATGCTTATTTTGAGCGGCCCTAAGCTGGCCCGCGAGCAGCAATCAAGCAAGTGGTTCAAAGCACTCGATAAAGATGGGATTTTCGTACCCTGCACTACGCCGGAAGCGGCGCAGTTTCAGCGCTGGCTTGAAGGACGCATTCAGTTTTATCGGCTTAATCTGCAAAATGATGCCCGCGCCATGCTCGCCAATCTCTACGAAGGCAACCTGCTGGCCGCCGATCAAGCCTTGCAGTTACTCCAGCTGTTAGCAGCAAGCCGCCCAGTCAGTGCCGATGAACTGGCACAGTATTTTGAAGATCAGTCGCGCTTTAACGTGTTTCAATTGGTCGATGCCTTGCTGGAAAATCGCCAAGATAAAGCGCAACACATGCTGGTGCAGCTCAAAGCAGAAGATACCGCCATGCCCATCATTCATTGGGCGCTGCAAAAAGAGCTGACCATTCTGTGGCAACTGCAATCAGCGGCACAGGCTAGGCAACCATTGGCGCCCATTTACAGCAAATTACGGATCTGGGATTCACGCCAACCACTGTATCAAAGCGCGTTATCACGGCTGTCACTAGATCAGCTTGAATGGATGCTATCTTGCTGTTCAACCTTGGAACTAAAGCTTAAACGTCAGGGCATTGAAGACTGGACTGGCGTCAGCCACCTGTGTTTGTTGTTTGATGCGAAGGCGCATGCGCAACTTAGTGGATTTGGATTAGATTAA
- the mltB gene encoding lytic murein transglycosylase B: protein MPMTKRLLAPILMSALLASSVFAAPSSEQLSPEQLQQQFIDSQVKAGFSRQEVSRFIANAKFEPKVIEAITKPWEAKPWHKYFPIFLTDERLQAGVDFWRQHEATIAKAAEQFQVDPQIIVAIIGIETKYGKVMGTYPVKDALYTLGFHYPPRADFFRSEFGKFMALVKAEKLDVNTTLGSYAGAMGYGQFIPSSYLAYAVDFDGDGRRDLLGNPVDAIGSVANYFHQHGWQRGALVALPLLSTTTPTAAVWSGKPLNQTVNDILSPEVALKNSVDLDVSQPAMLIALEQAEHTDYWLGLKNFYVITRYNRSPLYAMAVYQFSEQLRKHHAAH, encoded by the coding sequence ATGCCGATGACCAAGCGGCTGCTCGCGCCAATCTTGATGTCAGCTTTGCTGGCATCTTCTGTATTTGCGGCGCCTTCTTCTGAGCAGCTTTCTCCTGAGCAACTACAGCAGCAATTTATCGACAGCCAAGTCAAAGCGGGTTTTAGCCGCCAAGAAGTGAGCCGCTTTATTGCCAATGCTAAATTTGAGCCGAAGGTAATTGAAGCCATCACTAAACCTTGGGAAGCCAAGCCTTGGCATAAATACTTTCCAATTTTTCTCACCGACGAACGCCTGCAAGCAGGTGTTGATTTTTGGCGTCAGCATGAAGCCACCATTGCTAAAGCGGCGGAACAGTTTCAAGTCGACCCGCAAATCATTGTGGCGATTATCGGTATAGAAACCAAATACGGCAAAGTGATGGGCACTTATCCGGTAAAAGATGCGCTCTACACCTTGGGCTTTCATTATCCGCCTCGCGCCGATTTTTTTCGCAGTGAATTTGGCAAGTTTATGGCGTTAGTCAAAGCCGAAAAGCTAGATGTCAACACCACACTTGGCTCCTACGCGGGTGCCATGGGCTATGGTCAATTTATACCGTCGAGTTATCTCGCCTATGCGGTCGATTTTGATGGCGATGGTCGACGTGATTTGCTCGGCAATCCGGTTGACGCCATTGGTAGCGTGGCGAACTATTTTCATCAGCATGGATGGCAACGTGGCGCGCTGGTCGCATTGCCACTGCTAAGCACGACAACGCCAACCGCCGCAGTGTGGAGCGGTAAGCCGCTCAATCAAACGGTGAATGATATTTTATCGCCCGAAGTAGCACTAAAAAACAGTGTTGATCTGGATGTATCTCAGCCCGCGATGCTTATCGCGTTAGAGCAAGCGGAACACACCGATTATTGGCTCGGGCTAAAAAACTTTTACGTCATTACCCGTTATAACCGCAGTCCGCTGTATGCAATGGCGGTGTACCAATTTAGCGAACAATTGAGAAAGCACCATGCAGCGCACTAA
- the rsfS gene encoding ribosome silencing factor produces MQSTELKAFVVDKVEDIKAKDVVVLDVTDKSNVTDYMVICTGTSNTHLRAIADNVVRSAKAVGIEPLGVEGRDSNEWVLVDLGDVILHVMQDVTREQYQLEKLWSEI; encoded by the coding sequence GTGCAAAGCACGGAACTAAAAGCCTTTGTAGTAGACAAAGTTGAAGATATTAAAGCGAAAGATGTAGTAGTGTTGGATGTGACAGACAAGTCCAATGTCACTGATTACATGGTGATTTGTACCGGTACGTCGAACACCCATTTACGCGCTATCGCCGATAACGTCGTACGCTCGGCCAAAGCAGTCGGAATTGAACCACTTGGAGTTGAAGGCCGCGATAGCAACGAATGGGTACTGGTGGATTTAGGTGATGTGATTTTGCACGTGATGCAAGATGTCACCCGCGAGCAATACCAACTCGAAAAACTCTGGTCAGAAATTTAA
- the rlmH gene encoding 23S rRNA (pseudouridine(1915)-N(3))-methyltransferase RlmH, translated as MKLQLIAVGTKMPDWVTRGFEEYQRRFPRDMPFELIEIPAGKRGKNADIARILQKEGEAMLAAVAKGNHIVTLDLPGKNWTTPELASNLEKWQLDGRDVSLLIGGPEGLAPACKQAAAQSWCLSALTLPHPLVRVVVAESLYRAWSINNNHPYHRE; from the coding sequence ATGAAACTGCAATTGATTGCCGTTGGCACCAAAATGCCCGACTGGGTCACTCGCGGATTTGAAGAATATCAGCGCCGTTTTCCGCGCGATATGCCGTTTGAGTTGATTGAAATCCCCGCTGGTAAACGGGGCAAAAATGCTGATATCGCCCGCATTCTGCAAAAAGAAGGCGAAGCGATGCTGGCCGCAGTCGCTAAAGGCAACCATATTGTCACCCTCGACTTACCGGGGAAAAACTGGACCACGCCTGAACTCGCCAGCAATTTGGAAAAATGGCAACTCGATGGGCGTGATGTCAGTCTGTTGATTGGTGGGCCAGAGGGATTGGCCCCTGCATGTAAGCAAGCCGCCGCACAAAGCTGGTGTTTATCTGCGCTCACGCTGCCGCATCCGCTGGTGCGCGTCGTGGTAGCAGAAAGTCTCTACCGCGCGTGGAGCATCAATAATAATCATCCCTATCATCGGGAATAA